The Deinococcus aerolatus region CGGTCACCGGAACGGCGCGGTCGCCCTTCCAGATCTGGGTCATGCCGATTTTGGTACCCAGCAGGCCCTTCATGCGCGGCCTCCCACCGTCTTGATTTCAATGTCCACGCCGGTAGGCAGGTCCAGGGTCATCAAGGAGTCGATGGTCTTCTTGGTGGGGTTCATGATGTCCACCAGACGGTTGTGGGTACGGATTTCAAAGTGCTCGCGGCTGTCCTTGTTTACAAAGGGGGAGCGCAGCACGCAGAAGCGACGGATGCGGGTGGGGAGCGGCACTGGGCCGCTCACGTC contains the following coding sequences:
- the rpsJ gene encoding 30S ribosomal protein S10, with translation MVAPKIRIKLRGFDHKALDQSASKIVDTVRRTGADVSGPVPLPTRIRRFCVLRSPFVNKDSREHFEIRTHNRLVDIMNPTKKTIDSLMTLDLPTGVDIEIKTVGGRA